A portion of the Flavobacterium limnophilum genome contains these proteins:
- a CDS encoding GIY-YIG nuclease family protein, whose amino-acid sequence MLNPQLGFHSYYVYIITNKYRSTFYIGITNNLKLRLQQHKNNIETNTKTFASKYNIEYLVFYEKFTWIQEAIAREKELKKWRRDKKLALIRDFNPTFEFLNHHFE is encoded by the coding sequence ATGCTAAACCCACAATTAGGTTTTCATTCCTATTACGTTTACATCATCACGAATAAATATCGTTCCACTTTTTATATTGGCATAACCAATAATTTAAAATTGCGATTACAGCAACATAAAAATAATATCGAAACAAACACCAAAACATTTGCTTCCAAATACAATATAGAGTATTTAGTGTTTTACGAAAAGTTCACTTGGATCCAGGAAGCCATTGCAAGAGAAAAAGAATTAAAAAAATGGAGAAGAGATAAAAAACTGGCATTAATTCGTGATTTTAATCCAACATTTGAATTTCTAAATCATCATTTTGAGTAA
- a CDS encoding methionine aminotransferase, whose translation MSKLPNIGTSIFTLMSKMAVEHNAINLSQGFPNFPIDEKLADIVAQLAKENVHQYLPISGYPPLLLKIAKLVEKSYHRTIQPQTELLVTAGATQAIFTTIQALVNSNDEVILLDPSYDSYEAPVLLCNAQTVRVDLNDDYTPNWERIEKAFSSKTKMIIINNPHNPTGKIWKDSDFLALEKLVEKYPDLMVLSDEVYEHITFEQKHISVHSRPKLCNRSVVVSSFGKSFHVTGWKVGYLVAPEHLMTEIKKVHQFLVFCVNSLSQVAISEYLDLVSVEELGTFYQEKRDYFRKLLQNSRFKLMPCEGTYFQLASYASISDENDVDFCKRLITEHGVAAIPLSVFYADGKDLKLVRFCFAKDNATLEEAARRLCAV comes from the coding sequence ATGTCCAAACTTCCCAATATTGGCACCAGCATTTTTACGCTGATGTCCAAAATGGCTGTTGAACACAACGCCATCAATCTTTCGCAAGGTTTTCCCAACTTTCCCATTGACGAAAAACTGGCCGATATCGTGGCCCAACTCGCAAAAGAAAATGTCCACCAATACCTCCCCATATCGGGTTACCCTCCTTTATTGTTGAAAATTGCAAAACTTGTCGAAAAATCGTACCACCGAACGATTCAACCCCAAACGGAACTCTTGGTAACTGCCGGAGCAACACAAGCCATTTTCACGACCATTCAGGCTTTGGTAAACAGCAATGACGAGGTAATCCTGCTTGACCCCAGCTACGATTCGTATGAAGCACCCGTTTTGTTGTGCAACGCACAAACCGTGCGGGTCGATTTGAATGACGATTATACGCCCAATTGGGAACGCATCGAAAAAGCCTTTTCCTCCAAAACCAAAATGATCATCATCAACAACCCCCACAATCCAACGGGGAAAATTTGGAAGGATTCCGATTTTCTGGCATTGGAAAAACTAGTGGAGAAATATCCCGACCTGATGGTATTGTCGGATGAAGTGTATGAACACATTACCTTTGAGCAAAAACACATTTCGGTGCACTCCCGTCCAAAACTCTGCAACCGCAGTGTGGTAGTTTCCTCTTTTGGAAAATCATTCCATGTCACGGGCTGGAAAGTGGGCTATCTCGTGGCACCCGAACATTTGATGACCGAGATCAAGAAAGTGCACCAGTTCCTGGTTTTCTGCGTCAACAGCCTTTCCCAAGTGGCCATTAGCGAGTATTTGGATTTGGTTTCCGTGGAAGAATTGGGAACTTTCTATCAAGAAAAAAGGGATTATTTCAGGAAGTTGCTGCAAAACAGCCGCTTCAAATTGATGCCTTGCGAAGGAACCTATTTTCAGCTGGCTTCCTATGCCTCCATTTCTGACGAAAATGATGTCGATTTTTGCAAGCGATTGATCACCGAACATGGAGTGGCAGCCATTCCCCTTTCTGTTTTTTATGCCGATGGCAAAGACTTGAAACTGGTTCGGTTTTGCTTTGCCAAAGACAATGCCACTTTGGAAGAAGCCGCCAGGAGATTGTGTGCTGTATAA
- a CDS encoding YybH family protein, translated as MKKKILIKGLLLFLLTLSIACNQKKEEPTAAAPAIDNEQIKAEIQAIENDFAAVYNTGNIDALTYYADDATSYFSGKMPLVGKEAIHQSMKEELGNFTKGDKISFETREVYVANDGKHVMEIGAYQFSDSTGTKLRSGNYFSLFEKRDGKYKCVRDMGNSEPSEPMAK; from the coding sequence ATGAAAAAAAAGATTTTAATAAAAGGACTATTGTTGTTTCTCTTGACTTTATCAATAGCCTGCAACCAAAAGAAAGAAGAACCAACCGCAGCCGCTCCGGCGATTGACAACGAACAAATCAAGGCCGAAATTCAAGCCATCGAGAATGATTTTGCAGCCGTTTACAATACGGGAAATATTGATGCTTTAACCTATTACGCAGACGATGCCACAAGTTATTTTAGTGGAAAGATGCCCTTGGTCGGCAAAGAAGCCATACACCAGTCCATGAAAGAAGAACTGGGCAATTTTACCAAAGGAGACAAAATATCCTTTGAAACCAGGGAAGTTTATGTGGCAAACGACGGCAAACACGTAATGGAAATTGGAGCTTACCAATTTTCGGATTCCACCGGCACAAAATTACGAAGCGGAAATTACTTTAGTTTATTCGAAAAAAGAGACGGTAAATACAAATGCGTCAGGGACATGGGCAACTCCGAACCCTCTGAACCAATGGCCAAATAA
- the scpA gene encoding methylmalonyl-CoA mutase — MRKNLQHIKIEKSEAGSEKLEEKHFLTAEGISLKKNYSQQDIENLEHLDFAAGFPPYLRGPHTTMYVRRPWTIRQYAGFSTAEESNAFYRRNLAAGQKGLSIAFDLPTHRGYDSDHERVLGDVGKAGVAIDSVEDMKMLFDQIPLDEMSVSMTMNGAVLPIMAFFIVAAEEQGVKPEQLSGTIQNDILKEFMVRNTYIYPPAQSMKIIADIFEFTSKKMPKFNSISISGYHMQEAGATADIELAYTLADGLEYIRTGLATGMKIDDFAPRLSFFWGIGMNHFMEMAKMRAGRLIWAKLLKQFNPKDAKSLALRTHCQTSGWSLTQQDPFNNLARTTIEGLAAALGGTQSLHTNALDEAIALPTDFSARIARNTQIYLQEETKITKTVDPWAGSFYVESLTDEIVQNAWKLIEEVEELGGMTKAIETGIPKLRIEEAAARKQARIDGNQDIIVGVNKYRLEKEDPLQILDVDNQMVRQQQIKQLELIKANRNTKKVQLSLEKLTICAQTGEGNLLELAIEAARNRATLGEISTALETAFGRYKAQIKSFSGVYSKEIKDDQSFEKAKQLADEFAKKEGRRPRIMIAKMGQDGHDRGAKVVATAYADLGFDVDIGPLFQTPAEAAKQAVENDVHVLGVSSLAAGHKTLVPQVIEELKKYGREDIMVIVGGVIPAQDYQFLFDAGAVAVFGPGTKISEAAISILEILMEE, encoded by the coding sequence ATGAGAAAAAACCTCCAACATATAAAAATTGAAAAGTCGGAAGCTGGAAGTGAGAAGTTGGAAGAAAAACACTTTCTCACTGCCGAAGGCATTTCATTAAAAAAAAACTACTCCCAACAAGACATCGAAAATCTCGAACATCTTGATTTTGCTGCCGGCTTTCCACCCTATTTGCGTGGGCCGCATACTACCATGTATGTACGTCGACCATGGACAATTCGGCAATATGCAGGATTTTCCACCGCCGAAGAAAGCAACGCTTTTTACAGACGAAATCTGGCTGCCGGACAAAAAGGACTTTCGATAGCCTTTGATTTGCCCACGCATCGCGGCTATGATTCGGATCACGAACGCGTGCTGGGCGATGTTGGAAAAGCGGGCGTGGCCATCGATTCCGTCGAAGACATGAAAATGTTGTTTGACCAAATTCCGTTGGACGAAATGTCGGTTTCCATGACCATGAATGGAGCCGTCCTGCCCATTATGGCCTTCTTTATAGTCGCAGCCGAAGAGCAGGGCGTGAAACCCGAACAACTTTCCGGAACCATACAAAACGACATCCTGAAAGAGTTCATGGTCCGAAACACCTACATCTATCCGCCGGCACAATCGATGAAAATCATTGCCGACATCTTTGAATTTACCAGCAAGAAAATGCCTAAATTCAACTCTATTTCCATTTCCGGTTACCACATGCAGGAAGCGGGTGCCACCGCCGATATCGAATTGGCCTACACCCTGGCCGATGGACTGGAATACATCCGGACGGGATTGGCTACAGGAATGAAAATCGATGACTTCGCCCCTCGCCTGTCTTTTTTCTGGGGCATCGGGATGAACCATTTTATGGAAATGGCCAAAATGCGTGCAGGACGACTAATTTGGGCAAAACTGCTGAAACAATTCAACCCAAAAGACGCTAAATCATTGGCCCTGCGAACCCATTGCCAAACATCGGGTTGGAGTTTGACCCAGCAAGACCCTTTCAACAACCTGGCGCGAACAACTATCGAAGGTTTGGCGGCAGCATTGGGCGGAACCCAATCCCTGCATACCAATGCTCTCGACGAAGCGATTGCATTGCCCACCGATTTCTCGGCCAGAATTGCCAGAAACACCCAAATTTATTTGCAGGAAGAAACCAAGATCACCAAAACCGTAGATCCTTGGGCGGGGAGTTTTTACGTCGAAAGCTTGACCGATGAAATAGTGCAAAATGCATGGAAACTCATCGAAGAAGTCGAAGAACTCGGCGGAATGACCAAAGCCATCGAAACTGGAATCCCAAAACTGCGCATCGAAGAAGCCGCAGCCAGAAAACAGGCGCGAATAGACGGCAACCAAGACATTATCGTGGGTGTGAACAAATACCGATTGGAAAAAGAAGACCCTTTACAAATTCTGGATGTCGACAACCAAATGGTGCGCCAACAACAGATCAAACAATTAGAACTAATCAAGGCCAATCGAAATACCAAAAAAGTACAACTTTCACTGGAAAAACTAACCATTTGTGCCCAAACCGGAGAAGGCAACCTACTGGAATTGGCCATTGAAGCTGCCAGAAACAGGGCAACTCTTGGTGAAATCAGCACTGCGCTGGAAACAGCCTTCGGAAGATACAAGGCACAAATTAAATCCTTTAGCGGCGTGTATAGCAAAGAAATCAAAGACGACCAAAGCTTCGAGAAAGCAAAACAACTGGCCGACGAATTTGCCAAAAAAGAAGGCCGTCGCCCAAGAATCATGATTGCCAAGATGGGGCAAGACGGTCACGATCGCGGTGCCAAAGTAGTCGCCACCGCTTATGCCGACCTGGGTTTTGACGTCGACATTGGCCCTCTTTTTCAAACCCCTGCCGAAGCCGCCAAACAAGCCGTGGAAAACGACGTGCATGTTCTTGGCGTTTCCTCGCTTGCGGCGGGACACAAAACCTTGGTGCCGCAAGTCATCGAAGAACTTAAAAAATACGGACGCGAAGACATTATGGTTATCGTGGGTGGCGTAATTCCTGCCCAAGATTACCAATTCTTGTTTGATGCGGGAGCTGTTGCCGTTTTTGGTCCCGGAACCAAGATCAGCGAAGCAGCCATTAGTATTTTGGAGATTTTGATGGAAGAGTAA
- a CDS encoding methylmalonyl-CoA mutase subunit beta, protein MKNLFHDFDPVSSKQWKQKIQFELDGADYNQTLIWNSPEDIQVKPFYHGDEFKGVAAVHTKASEFRICQNIFVHDLKKSNLRAIDSINRGAESIRFTIKDENMEVAKLLENLPLEKVAIYFNLTFLSVDFVKKIEAFAKKTNAKIFCNLDPIGQLAKDGNWFATKEKTNFETLNLLSTATTNVSLISINGGLYQNAGANMVQQIAYSLAHANEYFNRIKNINQPIVFEIAVGTNYFFEIAKLRALRLLFNLIAKEYNHNLDCHLLVSPTKRNKTIYDYNLNMLRTTTECMSAILGGADAVANLPYDALYHKDNEFGDRIARNQLLILKHESCFDKVDNPADGSYYIETLTNQLAEKALTLFKDIEAGGGFLKQLNDGTVKRKIQESADKEQYLFDSGKEILLGTNKYPNKNDRMKEELELFPFVKIKPRKTLITPIIEKRLSEKMEQERLSQEK, encoded by the coding sequence ATGAAAAATCTATTCCACGATTTCGACCCCGTTTCTTCCAAACAATGGAAACAAAAAATCCAGTTCGAACTCGATGGTGCCGATTACAACCAAACATTAATCTGGAATTCTCCCGAAGACATTCAGGTAAAACCCTTTTATCACGGGGACGAATTCAAGGGAGTGGCAGCAGTGCACACCAAGGCAAGCGAATTCCGCATTTGCCAAAACATCTTTGTCCACGACCTGAAAAAATCAAATCTTCGAGCCATCGACAGCATCAATCGTGGTGCCGAAAGCATTCGTTTTACCATCAAGGACGAAAATATGGAAGTCGCAAAGCTACTCGAAAATCTCCCGTTGGAGAAAGTGGCAATCTATTTCAACCTGACTTTTCTGTCCGTTGATTTCGTTAAAAAAATAGAGGCTTTTGCAAAAAAAACCAACGCAAAAATCTTTTGCAACCTCGATCCAATCGGGCAATTGGCCAAAGACGGAAACTGGTTTGCAACCAAGGAAAAAACAAATTTCGAGACGCTGAATTTGCTTTCGACAGCAACAACAAACGTTTCCCTGATCAGCATAAATGGCGGTTTGTACCAAAATGCCGGTGCCAACATGGTGCAACAAATAGCCTATAGTTTGGCGCACGCCAACGAATATTTCAATCGAATCAAGAACATAAACCAACCCATCGTTTTCGAAATAGCGGTGGGCACGAATTACTTTTTCGAAATCGCCAAACTGCGCGCCTTGCGATTGCTTTTCAATTTAATAGCCAAAGAATACAACCACAATCTCGATTGCCACTTGCTGGTTTCACCCACAAAACGCAACAAAACCATTTACGATTACAACCTCAACATGCTGCGCACCACCACCGAATGCATGAGCGCCATTTTGGGCGGAGCCGATGCCGTTGCCAATTTGCCCTACGATGCCTTGTACCACAAAGACAACGAATTTGGCGACAGAATCGCCCGAAACCAACTGCTGATTCTCAAACACGAAAGCTGTTTCGACAAAGTCGACAATCCGGCCGATGGCAGTTATTATATCGAAACCCTGACCAACCAATTGGCCGAAAAAGCATTGACTTTATTCAAGGACATCGAGGCCGGTGGCGGTTTCCTCAAACAACTCAACGACGGTACCGTCAAAAGAAAAATCCAGGAAAGTGCCGACAAAGAGCAGTATTTATTCGATTCCGGAAAAGAAATATTGCTTGGAACCAATAAATATCCCAACAAAAACGACCGAATGAAGGAGGAGTTGGAATTGTTTCCTTTCGTGAAAATAAAACCGAGAAAAACCTTGATCACCCCAATAATCGAAAAACGATTGTCCGAAAAAATGGAGCAAGAACGTCTTTCTCAAGAAAAATAA
- a CDS encoding FtsB family cell division protein: MTNRFKDKPWFKFLSNKYVWVLLFFSTWMIFLDNYSYFDHRFLDNQINELEDNKKYYQEEIRKDQENIKKLKNPQQIEKYAREKYYMKKDSEDIYIIEFEGDTIEKDVKK; encoded by the coding sequence ATGACAAATCGATTCAAAGACAAACCTTGGTTCAAATTTTTAAGCAACAAATACGTTTGGGTTTTGTTGTTTTTCTCCACTTGGATGATCTTTTTGGACAACTACTCCTATTTCGATCATCGTTTTTTGGACAACCAAATCAATGAACTCGAAGACAACAAAAAATACTATCAGGAAGAAATCAGGAAAGACCAAGAGAACATCAAAAAACTTAAAAATCCACAACAAATAGAAAAATACGCCCGAGAGAAATACTATATGAAAAAAGACAGCGAAGACATCTACATCATAGAATTCGAAGGCGATACAATCGAAAAAGACGTTAAAAAATAG
- the udk gene encoding uridine kinase encodes MLIIGIAGGTGSGKTTVVHQIMNELPHTEVGIIAQDSYYKESTNESYEERAKTNFDHPRAIDFDLLVAHLKELKAGNTIHQPVYSFATHNRTDDTIVTHPRKVMIVEGILILSNPELRDLFDIKIFVHADSDERLIRRLKRDIAERGRDMEEVLNRYQTTLKPMHQQFIESTKAFADIIIPNDKYNTVAIDVVRAVINQRIL; translated from the coding sequence ATGCTGATTATAGGAATTGCAGGCGGAACAGGCTCGGGAAAAACAACCGTGGTGCACCAAATAATGAATGAATTGCCCCATACCGAAGTGGGAATTATTGCCCAGGATTCGTATTACAAGGAGTCCACGAACGAGAGTTACGAGGAACGGGCAAAAACCAATTTTGACCATCCCAGAGCCATCGATTTCGACTTGCTGGTCGCACACCTCAAGGAACTCAAAGCCGGAAACACCATCCACCAACCCGTGTATTCCTTTGCCACGCACAACAGGACCGACGACACCATCGTGACACATCCCCGAAAAGTGATGATTGTCGAAGGAATTTTAATTCTTTCCAATCCCGAACTGCGCGACTTGTTCGACATCAAGATATTCGTTCACGCCGATTCGGACGAGCGATTAATTCGAAGATTAAAACGCGACATCGCCGAACGTGGCCGCGATATGGAGGAAGTTTTGAACCGCTACCAAACCACCCTGAAACCCATGCACCAGCAGTTTATAGAAAGCACGAAAGCTTTTGCCGACATCATCATTCCAAACGACAAATACAACACCGTGGCCATCGACGTGGTTCGTGCCGTAATAAACCAACGAATTCTATAA
- a CDS encoding DUF2339 domain-containing protein, with the protein MEVFLLVLLFVFLIYVKNAIDSKLDKIEDRLEDKIDEKFKELHKKIDDLKTIEKLPEKPIVVPEETKPKVVPEELKPSVVIEKTEPLIFIPVEKEITEEKTGKIVFSMDNVSAPKVQPKPEPKVYVREEPSKTFWENFRENNPDLEKFIGENLINKIGILILVLGISYFVKYAIDKDWINEPARVGIGMLSGALIMGVAHKLRKKYAAFSSVFVAGAIAVFYFTIGIAFHSYHLFGQTTAFIIMVLITIFSCLISLSYDRKELAVLSLIGGFAVPFMVSTGQGNYVVLFTYILILNIGILALAYHKKWGIINILSYLFTVILFGAWLFKDLDEKTPHFLGALGFGFAFYLVFIAINIINNLRTKGLFSPIELGILASNTFLFYGAGMLVLEQYHPELKGLFTAALGLLNFGYAWFLYKKFGLDKTAVYLLVGLTLTFITLAIPIQFEGNFITLFWGAEAVMLMWLGQKSKITYYRFASIIVHFLMMGSLLMDWSQIYMSTATLNIVFNKICLTGIFAVASLFAVYYLLKNEDEELEQFGFIFNPKKYRKSLRGIGIITSYFVGLFEVGFQANTNVNGANSAITLPVLYHLIFSAALFYGLCKSKKTIRYQLASIIAVVNIVLFAFSFSNYAFYEHEQYITTGVHQRIGFYLHYISLLITLFFGYQLYKINKENPVFELFKKKIVIWIAAFFIIYLASTELMLHGLVFSNSPVTAQDIQSSTLYKLSEPTFIREQLASDSIQATRTQIIKTGFPILWGILAFVFLIVGIRKHIKNLRIIALSLLGMTILKLFLFDISNASETGKIIAFILLGVLILIISFVYQKIKVLVQDDNKPKETDETK; encoded by the coding sequence ATGGAAGTTTTCTTGTTGGTGTTGCTTTTTGTTTTTTTAATCTATGTCAAAAATGCCATAGACTCAAAATTGGACAAAATTGAAGATAGACTAGAAGACAAAATTGACGAGAAATTCAAGGAATTGCATAAAAAAATAGACGATTTAAAAACAATCGAAAAACTTCCGGAAAAACCGATAGTCGTACCCGAGGAAACCAAACCAAAAGTGGTTCCCGAAGAATTAAAACCTTCCGTGGTTATCGAAAAAACGGAACCATTGATTTTCATTCCTGTCGAAAAAGAAATAACGGAAGAAAAAACCGGAAAAATAGTCTTTTCAATGGACAATGTTTCGGCACCAAAAGTGCAGCCAAAACCTGAACCCAAAGTTTACGTCCGTGAAGAACCAAGCAAGACTTTTTGGGAAAATTTCAGGGAAAACAATCCCGATTTAGAGAAATTTATTGGCGAAAACCTGATCAACAAAATCGGTATTTTAATCTTGGTTTTGGGCATCAGTTATTTCGTGAAATATGCCATCGACAAAGATTGGATCAACGAACCGGCTCGTGTGGGAATTGGCATGCTTTCCGGCGCATTGATTATGGGAGTTGCCCATAAATTACGAAAAAAATATGCAGCATTCAGTTCCGTTTTTGTGGCCGGGGCGATTGCGGTTTTCTATTTCACTATTGGCATTGCTTTCCACAGTTATCATTTGTTCGGACAAACCACGGCTTTCATCATTATGGTGCTCATTACCATTTTTAGCTGCTTGATTTCGCTTTCTTACGACCGAAAAGAACTCGCCGTATTGTCCCTGATTGGTGGTTTTGCCGTTCCGTTTATGGTCAGCACGGGACAAGGAAATTATGTGGTATTGTTTACTTATATCCTTATTTTAAACATCGGCATTCTGGCATTGGCCTATCATAAAAAATGGGGCATCATCAATATCTTGTCCTATCTTTTTACCGTGATTTTATTTGGAGCTTGGTTGTTTAAAGACCTTGATGAAAAAACACCGCATTTTCTTGGCGCATTGGGCTTCGGATTTGCATTTTACCTGGTTTTCATTGCCATCAACATCATCAACAATCTAAGAACCAAAGGGCTTTTCTCTCCAATAGAATTAGGCATATTGGCCAGCAACACCTTCCTTTTTTATGGTGCGGGAATGCTGGTTTTGGAACAATATCATCCCGAACTCAAAGGATTATTTACCGCCGCTTTAGGTTTGTTGAACTTTGGTTACGCTTGGTTCTTGTACAAAAAATTCGGCTTGGACAAAACTGCCGTTTACCTCTTGGTGGGCTTGACACTTACCTTCATCACCTTGGCTATCCCGATACAATTCGAAGGGAATTTCATCACCCTGTTTTGGGGGGCGGAAGCCGTAATGCTGATGTGGCTGGGGCAAAAATCAAAAATAACCTATTACCGATTTGCCTCGATTATCGTCCACTTTTTGATGATGGGGAGTTTACTGATGGATTGGAGCCAAATCTATATGTCTACGGCCACTTTAAATATCGTGTTCAACAAAATCTGTTTGACCGGTATTTTTGCCGTGGCTTCGTTGTTTGCCGTTTACTATTTATTGAAAAATGAAGACGAAGAACTGGAGCAATTTGGATTCATTTTCAATCCAAAAAAATACCGAAAATCGTTGAGGGGTATTGGAATAATCACCAGTTATTTTGTCGGCTTGTTCGAAGTGGGTTTCCAGGCCAACACGAATGTCAATGGCGCCAATTCTGCCATTACGTTGCCTGTTTTATATCATTTAATTTTCAGTGCCGCACTTTTTTATGGATTGTGCAAAAGCAAAAAAACGATTCGTTACCAACTGGCTTCGATAATAGCCGTGGTCAATATTGTGCTCTTTGCGTTTTCCTTCTCGAATTATGCGTTTTATGAGCACGAACAATACATCACAACGGGAGTTCATCAAAGAATTGGATTTTATTTACACTATATTTCGCTGCTCATCACCTTGTTTTTTGGATACCAATTATACAAAATCAACAAAGAAAATCCGGTTTTCGAACTATTCAAAAAGAAAATCGTAATCTGGATTGCCGCCTTTTTCATTATTTATTTGGCCAGCACCGAATTGATGCTCCACGGATTGGTATTTTCGAATTCGCCGGTTACGGCGCAAGACATTCAATCGAGTACTCTTTATAAATTGAGTGAACCAACTTTTATCAGGGAACAACTTGCTTCCGATTCAATTCAAGCAACCAGAACCCAAATCATAAAAACAGGGTTTCCAATTCTCTGGGGAATTCTCGCTTTTGTTTTCCTGATTGTCGGAATCCGAAAACACATCAAAAACCTGCGAATAATAGCCTTGTCGTTATTGGGAATGACCATCCTGAAATTATTTTTGTTCGACATCAGCAATGCTTCCGAAACCGGAAAAATAATTGCCTTCATCTTGTTGGGAGTGCTAATCCTGATTATTTCATTTGTGTATCAAAAAATAAAAGTCTTGGTACAAGACGACAACAAACCCAAGGAAACTGATGAAACCAAATAA